One Paraburkholderia flagellata genomic window carries:
- the bcsD gene encoding cellulose biosynthesis protein BcsD, whose translation MPAPQWRPFVSFLTQELTQNLTPRFLTQLMRAAGGQFARQYALAEAGTVAAMREAMNQVWGELGWGQVEIREAQDWLVLTHYQAPLKAVFGAENVTWAGAFLEGAYEAWMHQLGADSQLRMTTASPADASGTMVFLFGK comes from the coding sequence ATGCCAGCACCGCAATGGCGTCCGTTCGTGTCGTTCCTCACGCAAGAGTTGACACAGAACCTGACGCCCAGGTTTCTGACCCAGCTCATGCGTGCCGCGGGCGGCCAATTCGCCCGTCAATATGCGCTTGCCGAGGCGGGCACCGTGGCCGCGATGCGCGAGGCCATGAATCAGGTTTGGGGCGAGCTGGGCTGGGGCCAGGTCGAGATACGCGAGGCTCAGGACTGGCTGGTGCTCACGCACTACCAGGCGCCGCTCAAGGCCGTATTCGGCGCGGAGAACGTGACTTGGGCCGGGGCTTTCCTCGAGGGCGCCTATGAAGCATGGATGCACCAGTTGGGCGCCGATTCGCAGCTGCGAATGACCACGGCAAGTCCTGCGGATGCGTCGGGAACGATGGTTTTCCTGTTCGGTAAGTAG
- the bcsA gene encoding UDP-forming cellulose synthase catalytic subunit, protein MIVKQKSMQPQRSSAGAGQSDDAGNWDDKLLEAGAALLASRWSRVLVTLVAVLLFVFAMTVHLALSKQWAFAILCMGVAIALSRIRGRVLTVSLVALSVFMSLRYLYWRVTQTLSFTNSLDRTFGYLLLLAEGYAVLMLLCSYFQTLWPLHRRPAPLPADTSAWPTVDVYIPTYNEPLDVVRQSVLAATLLDWPADKLRVYVLDDGRRDEFRAFCEQAGVDYLTRPDNTHAKAGNLNAALAKTSGEYIAVFDCDHVTTRSFLQVCMGWFLKDPKMAMVQTPHVFYSPDPFERNLETYRKVPNEGDLFYGVLQNGNDLWNAAFFCGSCAVLRRSALDDVGGVATESVTEDALTALKMSMKGYNTGYLAIPQAAGLATESLGRHIGQRIRWARGMAEIFRQFNPLLISGLTIPQRLCYLSAMMHFFFGLPRIVFLITPMAFLFFGAHVFHASALMVLAYVVPHLVISSIGASRIQGRFRHSFWSEVYETVLAWYVILPALQAVLFPGSRSFNVTSKGGVIRQSFLDWAMARPYIGLLLINLAGFAVGVAGLIRSPGWPEAMSILFNLVWVIYNVMNLSAAAGVASESKQLRLTPRVQIELPAAIRLADGRHVVCQTSDYSQGGLGLVLPEDAPLPQRGERVVVSVFRDDYEGKFPAEVQVCRGRTVGVSFPALTIDQERDLMRVTFSRADSWIASWGRYRPDRPLRSLFEVLGVGMRGLKELFRHLLLGGRERLARSAEAQASELGSKQS, encoded by the coding sequence ATGATCGTCAAACAGAAATCGATGCAGCCGCAACGATCATCCGCCGGCGCTGGGCAAAGTGACGATGCCGGAAACTGGGACGACAAACTCCTGGAAGCGGGCGCGGCGCTTCTTGCGTCGCGCTGGTCGCGCGTGCTCGTGACGCTGGTGGCAGTGCTGTTGTTCGTGTTCGCCATGACGGTCCACCTGGCCCTGTCGAAGCAGTGGGCGTTCGCCATTCTTTGCATGGGCGTCGCGATCGCGCTGAGCCGCATTCGCGGCCGCGTCCTCACGGTGTCGCTGGTGGCGCTGTCGGTGTTCATGTCGTTGCGCTACCTGTACTGGCGCGTGACGCAGACGCTGTCCTTCACCAACTCGCTGGACAGGACCTTCGGCTATCTGCTGCTGCTGGCCGAAGGCTACGCGGTGCTCATGCTGCTGTGCAGCTACTTCCAGACGCTCTGGCCGCTGCACCGCCGGCCTGCGCCGCTGCCGGCCGATACCTCGGCGTGGCCCACGGTGGACGTGTACATCCCCACCTACAACGAACCGCTCGACGTGGTGCGGCAGTCGGTGCTGGCCGCGACGCTGCTCGACTGGCCGGCCGACAAGTTGCGCGTGTACGTACTGGACGACGGCCGTCGTGACGAGTTCCGGGCATTCTGCGAGCAGGCCGGCGTGGATTATCTGACGCGACCCGACAACACGCATGCTAAAGCGGGCAACCTCAACGCGGCGCTGGCGAAAACGAGCGGCGAATATATCGCCGTGTTCGACTGCGATCACGTCACCACGCGCTCGTTTCTGCAGGTCTGCATGGGCTGGTTCCTGAAAGATCCGAAGATGGCGATGGTGCAGACGCCGCACGTTTTCTATTCGCCCGATCCGTTCGAGCGGAACCTGGAAACCTACCGAAAGGTGCCCAACGAGGGCGACCTGTTCTATGGCGTGCTGCAAAACGGCAACGATCTCTGGAACGCCGCGTTTTTCTGCGGGTCCTGCGCGGTGTTGAGACGCTCCGCGCTCGACGATGTGGGCGGCGTGGCGACCGAAAGCGTCACAGAAGATGCGCTGACCGCGCTCAAGATGAGCATGAAGGGCTACAACACGGGCTACCTCGCCATTCCTCAGGCGGCGGGTCTGGCCACCGAGAGCCTGGGCCGGCACATCGGTCAACGGATTCGCTGGGCGCGCGGCATGGCGGAGATCTTCCGCCAGTTCAACCCGCTATTGATCTCGGGGCTGACGATTCCACAGCGGCTGTGCTACCTGAGCGCGATGATGCACTTCTTTTTTGGCCTGCCGCGCATCGTGTTCCTGATCACTCCCATGGCCTTCCTGTTCTTCGGCGCGCATGTCTTTCATGCGTCGGCGCTGATGGTGCTGGCCTATGTCGTACCGCATCTCGTGATTTCGAGCATCGGCGCTTCGCGCATTCAAGGACGCTTTCGCCATTCGTTCTGGAGCGAGGTCTACGAAACGGTGCTGGCGTGGTACGTGATTCTGCCCGCGCTGCAGGCCGTGCTGTTTCCTGGCAGCAGAAGCTTCAACGTGACATCGAAGGGCGGGGTGATCCGGCAGTCCTTCCTGGACTGGGCGATGGCGCGGCCCTATATCGGCTTGCTGCTCATCAATCTTGCCGGGTTCGCGGTGGGTGTGGCCGGTTTGATCCGCAGCCCCGGCTGGCCCGAGGCGATGAGTATTTTGTTCAACCTGGTCTGGGTGATCTACAACGTCATGAATCTGAGCGCGGCGGCAGGCGTGGCGTCCGAGTCGAAACAGCTGCGCCTCACGCCGCGCGTGCAGATCGAGTTGCCGGCTGCGATCCGTCTGGCCGACGGGCGACACGTCGTCTGCCAGACCAGCGACTATTCACAAGGCGGCCTGGGGCTGGTGCTGCCCGAGGACGCGCCACTGCCGCAGCGCGGCGAGCGCGTCGTGGTCTCCGTCTTTCGCGACGACTACGAGGGCAAGTTCCCAGCCGAGGTGCAGGTGTGCCGCGGCCGCACGGTGGGCGTGAGTTTCCCGGCCCTGACGATCGATCAGGAACGCGACCTGATGCGCGTGACGTTCTCGCGCGCCGATAGCTGGATCGCCTCCTGGGGCCGCTATCGTCCCGACCGGCCGTTGCGCAGCCTGTTCGAGGTACTCGGTGTCGGCATGCGCGGCCTGAAGGAGTTGTTCCGCCATCTGTTGCTGGGCGGACGCGAGCGTCTCGCACGGTCCGCCGAAGCGCAGGCGAGCGAGTTGGGATCGAAGCAATCGTGA
- the bcsB gene encoding cellulose biosynthesis cyclic di-GMP-binding regulatory protein BcsB, which produces MSHANFTPLRALARTRRLAPLWGSVLAALALGANVALAASAPIAPGVSAPTFASQAVALPSPQAMQPAAADSADTYTYRIPLLRQNAGQGLTLLGEDAYGGMDFGLRRDERVVSARLVLDYRYSPTLLPTLSHLNVLLNSVVGATIALPEPAPRTSTQVTVDLPVSLLTEFNHLNLELIAHSKASDQGNDPLSPDLWLKASPQSALELTVASAALASDLSQLPAPFFDARDVRRVNLPVVLPRTPGTGRLESAGIVASWLGAQAGYRGSHFSASFGAVPAHGHAVVLALHDELPGLGFAPLAMDGPSGPTLAIVPNPNDPNGKVLLVMGRDEPQLRTAAMALVLGAKTLAGPQVRIDGPVSVAPRKPFDAPNWLPGDRAVELGELLPADRFTIQGLRPGAIDVDLRLPPGLFAFNNAGAVLNLRYRYTARPESRHSELHVLAGNTPLAALPLAGDASDGHAVIRIPTYLLPPLTTLQFDYRYEAVKTKDHWQDVPGGPLLSAIDPTSTIDISQLPRYTAMPDLGAFVNAGFPFTRLADLSETAVILPTQPVADDYSAYLTLMGSMGQATGYPVLGVTVGNPAQVEALRHKDLLVLASGDNQPLLKTWRADLPRGFFAPDTAPGNWLARWSDKLTGGQAQARREADIAALYRSDDHDGMVAGFESPLAHGRSVVLVSGNTPGGLSAVADALQTRRYRVDDTIGGSLVVVNDGILTTLNKDQSYFIGSLPPRLAIEWFFASHIVLLLVATLVSVVLIGLLGGVLLHRRALNRLNLDIPQTSQREEGRRGFHV; this is translated from the coding sequence GTGAGTCACGCCAATTTCACGCCTTTGCGCGCACTGGCGCGCACGCGCCGGTTGGCGCCGCTGTGGGGTTCGGTGCTCGCCGCGCTCGCGCTCGGCGCCAACGTTGCGCTGGCCGCAAGCGCGCCTATCGCGCCCGGCGTATCGGCGCCGACGTTCGCCTCGCAGGCCGTGGCCTTGCCATCGCCTCAGGCCATGCAGCCAGCCGCCGCCGACTCGGCCGACACCTATACCTACCGCATCCCGCTACTGCGGCAAAACGCTGGCCAGGGGCTGACCTTGCTCGGCGAGGACGCCTATGGCGGCATGGACTTCGGTTTGCGCCGCGATGAGCGCGTGGTCAGCGCGCGCCTCGTGCTCGACTACCGCTATTCGCCCACGTTGCTTCCCACGCTCTCGCATCTCAATGTGCTGCTCAACAGCGTGGTGGGGGCGACGATTGCGTTGCCCGAACCCGCGCCGCGCACGTCGACGCAAGTGACAGTGGATCTGCCGGTTTCGCTGCTCACCGAGTTCAACCATCTCAACCTGGAGTTGATTGCTCACAGCAAGGCCAGCGATCAGGGCAATGATCCGCTGAGTCCCGACCTGTGGCTGAAGGCCAGCCCGCAGAGCGCGCTCGAACTGACCGTGGCGAGCGCAGCGCTCGCTAGCGACCTGTCGCAACTGCCCGCGCCGTTTTTCGATGCGCGCGACGTGCGCAGGGTGAACCTGCCGGTCGTGCTGCCGCGCACCCCGGGAACGGGCCGCCTCGAATCCGCGGGGATCGTCGCCTCGTGGCTGGGCGCGCAGGCGGGTTATCGCGGCTCGCACTTTTCCGCAAGCTTCGGCGCGGTGCCCGCGCATGGCCATGCCGTCGTACTGGCGCTGCACGACGAGTTGCCGGGCCTGGGCTTTGCCCCGCTCGCGATGGACGGTCCGAGCGGTCCGACGCTGGCGATCGTGCCCAACCCCAACGACCCCAACGGCAAGGTGCTCCTGGTCATGGGCCGCGACGAGCCGCAACTGCGCACGGCGGCAATGGCGCTGGTGCTGGGCGCGAAGACACTTGCCGGCCCTCAGGTGCGCATCGACGGCCCGGTTTCCGTGGCGCCGCGCAAGCCTTTCGACGCACCGAACTGGCTGCCTGGCGACCGCGCGGTGGAGCTGGGCGAACTGCTCCCGGCGGACCGGTTCACGATCCAGGGCTTGCGTCCCGGCGCGATCGATGTGGACCTGCGCCTGCCGCCGGGCTTGTTCGCTTTCAACAACGCCGGTGCGGTGCTGAATCTGCGTTATCGCTATACAGCGCGCCCGGAGTCCAGGCATTCGGAGCTGCACGTGCTGGCGGGCAACACGCCGCTCGCAGCATTGCCGCTCGCTGGCGACGCGTCGGACGGCCATGCCGTGATTCGTATTCCTACGTATCTGCTTCCGCCGTTGACGACGCTGCAATTCGACTATCGCTACGAGGCCGTCAAGACAAAGGACCATTGGCAGGACGTGCCCGGCGGCCCGCTGCTGAGCGCCATCGATCCGACTTCGACGATCGACATTTCGCAGTTGCCGCGTTACACGGCCATGCCGGATCTGGGCGCTTTCGTCAACGCGGGCTTTCCGTTCACGCGCCTCGCCGATCTGTCCGAAACCGCGGTGATCCTGCCGACACAGCCGGTCGCGGACGACTATTCCGCGTATCTGACGCTGATGGGCAGCATGGGTCAGGCCACCGGTTATCCGGTGCTGGGCGTGACGGTGGGCAATCCGGCTCAGGTCGAAGCGCTGCGCCACAAGGACTTGCTCGTGCTGGCTTCGGGCGACAACCAGCCTTTGCTCAAGACGTGGCGTGCCGATCTGCCGCGCGGGTTCTTCGCCCCGGACACGGCGCCTGGCAACTGGCTCGCCAGGTGGTCGGACAAGCTGACCGGCGGTCAGGCGCAAGCGAGGCGCGAAGCCGATATCGCTGCGCTCTATCGTAGCGACGACCATGACGGCATGGTGGCCGGGTTCGAGTCGCCGCTGGCGCATGGCCGCAGCGTGGTGCTCGTATCGGGCAATACGCCGGGCGGCCTCAGTGCGGTCGCGGACGCGCTGCAAACGCGCCGCTACCGCGTCGACGACACGATCGGCGGCAGCCTCGTGGTCGTGAATGACGGCATCCTCACCACGCTGAACAAGGACCAGAGCTATTTCATCGGGTCCTTACCGCCTCGGCTCGCCATCGAGTGGTTCTTCGCGAGTCACATCGTGCTGCTGCTCGTGGCGACGCTCGTCAGCGTCGTGCTCATCGGTTTGCTCGGCGGCGTACTCCTGCATCGGCGCGCCCTGAACCGCCTGAACCTGGACATCCCCCAGACATCGCAACGTGAAGAAGGACGACGAGGTTTTCATGTTTAA
- the bcsB gene encoding cellulose biosynthesis cyclic di-GMP-binding regulatory protein BcsB yields MTVQPALRALPALLLGCIFASAAHAQDAASGNAANNAQAQPAAATAAAASSVTWSLRQLGAQYALNLRGVDGSNTLPVGVRDDQVVSGARLNLRYAYSPALLPDVSHINVLVNDQVAASIAVPKDTAGASLQRTIALPAYLFTANSKLRLQLIGHYTTQCEDPLHSSLWANISNESTLTIDTQPLPQANDLAHLPKPFFDGQDIRRLNLPVVFAGNPDAAALEAAGAVSSWFGALASYRGADFPVSLSTVPAQGNAVVIVEGAQQAALAGAMLQGPTLAIVSNPNDPNGKLLLVMGRDGKELKQAADALVTGSQTLSGPSALITHFADLAPRKPYDAPRWLRTDRPVSFGELIDTKQLSVSGYSPDLIRIATRVPPDLFGWHAPNVPIDLHYRYTPQPYMVNSSLLFSVSDQFMKSIPLLPLERLEGGDKLRAEVLPDSSLPRQAKLEVPLQTLLQPNTQLQFRYMYDYIKQGECRDIIIDNVRGAIGPDSTIDLSTYPHYIAMPNLAAFAQAGFPFTRMADLSETDVVLGANAGPQEYSTYLAVMGRMGESTGYPARGVTVLRGQRIDAMPAAKDLLVIASGADQAWLKDWARYMPAAYDHGAQFSLSDLPGRVRGWIHANPRLDTAPGRLSLAWTGSGVSAVLAGFESPKEAGRSVVMLVSNQPEGLKDAVSALLGVPGYDKQPIQGSLVSIRGQEVDSLMGEHTYYVGHLGLWRGLDWWLASLGLSLEAVLKALGAVALVAGAAGLYVFLRRRQARRDAEASTRLQVEQHVES; encoded by the coding sequence ATGACCGTACAGCCAGCGTTGCGGGCGTTGCCGGCGCTGCTGCTCGGCTGCATCTTCGCCTCGGCGGCGCACGCCCAGGACGCGGCAAGCGGCAATGCCGCCAACAACGCACAGGCGCAGCCCGCTGCGGCCACAGCAGCTGCGGCGTCGAGCGTGACCTGGTCGTTGCGGCAACTGGGTGCGCAATATGCGCTCAACCTGCGCGGTGTCGACGGCAGCAATACGCTGCCGGTTGGCGTGCGCGACGATCAGGTCGTGAGCGGTGCGCGCCTGAATCTGCGTTACGCGTATTCTCCGGCGCTGCTGCCCGATGTCTCGCACATCAACGTGCTGGTCAACGACCAGGTGGCGGCCTCGATCGCGGTGCCGAAGGACACGGCGGGTGCGAGCCTGCAGCGCACGATCGCGCTGCCGGCGTACCTGTTCACGGCGAACAGCAAGTTGCGTCTGCAACTGATCGGCCACTACACCACGCAGTGTGAAGACCCGCTGCATTCCAGCCTGTGGGCCAACATCAGCAACGAAAGCACGCTGACCATCGACACGCAGCCGTTGCCGCAGGCCAACGATCTGGCGCACCTGCCAAAGCCGTTCTTCGACGGCCAGGACATCCGCCGGCTGAACCTGCCGGTCGTGTTCGCAGGCAATCCCGATGCGGCCGCGCTGGAGGCGGCCGGCGCCGTCTCGTCGTGGTTCGGCGCATTGGCGAGCTATCGAGGCGCGGACTTCCCGGTGTCGCTCTCCACTGTGCCCGCACAGGGCAACGCTGTCGTCATCGTGGAAGGCGCGCAGCAGGCGGCGCTCGCCGGCGCAATGCTGCAAGGACCGACGCTCGCCATCGTCAGCAACCCGAACGATCCCAACGGCAAGCTGCTGCTCGTCATGGGCCGCGATGGCAAGGAACTCAAGCAGGCGGCGGATGCGCTGGTAACAGGCAGCCAGACGCTTTCGGGCCCGAGCGCGCTCATCACGCATTTCGCCGATCTCGCGCCGCGCAAACCCTATGACGCGCCGCGCTGGCTGCGCACCGACCGTCCCGTGTCGTTCGGTGAACTGATCGACACCAAGCAGTTGAGCGTGTCGGGCTACAGCCCCGACCTCATCCGCATCGCTACGCGTGTGCCGCCCGACCTGTTCGGCTGGCATGCGCCCAACGTGCCGATCGACCTGCATTACCGCTATACGCCGCAGCCGTATATGGTCAATTCGTCGCTGTTGTTCAGCGTCAGCGACCAGTTCATGAAGTCCATTCCGCTGTTGCCGCTCGAGCGCCTCGAAGGCGGCGACAAGCTGCGCGCCGAAGTGCTGCCCGACAGCAGCCTGCCGCGTCAGGCGAAACTGGAAGTGCCGCTGCAAACGCTCCTGCAGCCGAACACGCAGCTGCAGTTCCGCTACATGTACGACTACATCAAGCAGGGCGAGTGCCGCGACATCATCATCGACAACGTGCGCGGCGCGATCGGGCCCGATTCGACGATCGATCTGTCGACGTATCCGCACTACATCGCGATGCCGAACCTGGCCGCGTTCGCGCAGGCGGGTTTCCCGTTCACGCGCATGGCCGACCTGTCCGAGACGGACGTCGTGCTCGGCGCCAATGCGGGGCCGCAGGAATACAGCACGTATCTGGCCGTCATGGGCCGCATGGGCGAGTCGACCGGCTACCCGGCGCGCGGCGTGACCGTGCTGCGCGGCCAGCGTATCGACGCGATGCCAGCGGCGAAGGACCTGCTCGTGATCGCCTCGGGTGCCGATCAAGCCTGGCTCAAGGACTGGGCGCGATACATGCCCGCAGCGTATGACCATGGGGCGCAGTTCTCGCTCTCGGATCTGCCGGGCCGCGTGCGCGGGTGGATCCACGCCAATCCGCGTCTGGACACGGCACCCGGGCGTCTTTCGCTTGCCTGGACGGGGTCGGGCGTGAGCGCGGTGCTGGCGGGGTTCGAGTCGCCGAAGGAGGCGGGCCGCAGCGTGGTGATGCTGGTCAGCAATCAGCCCGAAGGCCTGAAGGATGCGGTCTCGGCGCTGCTGGGCGTGCCGGGCTACGACAAGCAGCCCATCCAGGGCAGCCTCGTGTCCATTCGCGGCCAGGAGGTCGATTCGCTCATGGGCGAGCACACCTATTACGTCGGGCATCTGGGTCTCTGGCGCGGCCTCGACTGGTGGCTCGCATCACTCGGCTTGTCGCTCGAGGCGGTGCTCAAGGCGCTGGGTGCAGTCGCGCTCGTGGCGGGCGCAGCAGGCCTCTATGTCTTCTTGCGGCGCCGTCAGGCCCGGCGTGACGCCGAAGCCAGCACGCGGTTGCAGGTCGAGCAGCACGTGGAATCTTGA
- the bcsR gene encoding BcsR/BcsP family cellulose biosynthesis protein, with product MSSASDIANLFEVVDTSPSQYQEVERAEQMQGLRGRWSVLNAAEPEPVAPAPVALAQDAAADSADVPDTTDSLPDAPQSEQPQLPQLPQLPQLPQLPQLPQLPIACCIPAAASEPPPVEQAAPAQPVVQSMPEPVVAAQQSAALSSVFARLMERNEPRGDVAQGGAS from the coding sequence ATGAGCAGTGCATCGGACATTGCGAATCTTTTCGAGGTAGTGGACACAAGCCCTTCGCAGTACCAGGAAGTAGAAAGGGCGGAGCAGATGCAAGGTCTGCGCGGGCGCTGGTCCGTGCTGAACGCGGCGGAGCCGGAGCCCGTTGCGCCCGCGCCAGTGGCGTTGGCGCAGGACGCCGCCGCTGATTCGGCCGATGTTCCCGATACGACTGATTCATTACCCGACGCGCCCCAGTCGGAGCAGCCGCAATTGCCGCAGTTGCCGCAGTTGCCGCAGTTGCCGCAGTTGCCGCAGTTGCCGCAGTTGCCGATAGCGTGCTGCATTCCCGCCGCCGCTTCAGAACCTCCCCCTGTCGAGCAGGCCGCCCCCGCGCAGCCTGTCGTTCAATCCATGCCCGAGCCGGTCGTCGCTGCGCAGCAGTCTGCCGCGTTGAGCAGTGTGTTTGCGCGCCTCATGGAACGCAATGAGCCTCGCGGCGATGTCGCGCAAGGCGGGGCGTCATGA